In the genome of Pieris napi chromosome 16, ilPieNapi1.2, whole genome shotgun sequence, one region contains:
- the LOC125057211 gene encoding uncharacterized protein LOC125057211: MGNKDNKKRKLSSFARKKHYENLSAKRKRLSTLGSCGNSVNAGDTGSHQNDESRKTFATMTNVEVNSNDLIHEHQPSSVCNNIMNVDKPVMEEELPYIIEQESPEHQLQKVIGRRIIDVNYFVQQLALISGHDSLYHCNMSNIVLVGEIRSGLFSRYRLRCNMCNKTFLVNSEDQNAVDKVEVNSAAIAGIVATGIGYSQFQELNNALDIPVFTDAYYAKLQDKLFEQWENTAIEVMEAAAKREKEAAIIEGRVKNGIPLVDVRADCCWSARSYGDNYKALSGAAVIIGRKFGEVLYIGVKNKYCLVCARAKKKGVEAKEHVCYKNYDGSSSGMESDIIREGFEQSLEMYGIIYARLIADGDASTYANILKANPYSNHVVQKIQCRNHLLRNMCKKLRAITKDLKYSKDHRKQLTDQKIMSMRKVVVSSIKHYKDKEDKLEATRNLHSDISNSVMHAFGDHTHCKEYFCDKICTIQSSGAEQIKNTLIWFRIKVILGYLASNSQSLIEDETTNAVESYNSLVAKLVGGKRINFSQRRSYQSRCAAAVVSYNTGKPITTLHKKMMGFSPRSHHIKRLERNRDKLRKKRSLFPRKKNRRGQNIRRFQNDYGKNACAPDMPPEELQLAKENFIKNLESLVADREAVEKKTVLQRDSTDWLELRKNLLTASNFGRVIKRRKRPGNLVKDILYKDNITHITSIAHGIKNEKIALQHLSAQNNIVIEPCGLFVDNKYHFLGASPDGLVGTDAIVEVKCPIAPGKVGMDEAIKRNKIQIYKYNKKTNQTVINKNSNWFFQVQGQLMITGREKCIFGIWGGEKEPMRVIEIEKDEKFWKERMERKLVEFYINEMVPELVDSRHKRGMPLRSSENNDN; the protein is encoded by the exons ATGGGCAACAAGGATAATAAAAAACGGAAGTTGTCATCATTTGCTCGTAAGAAGCATTATGAGAACTTATCTGCAAAGAGAAAAAG GTTATCAACGCTGGGTTCCTGTGGGAATTCCGTCAATGCAGGCGATACTGGTAGCCATCAAAATGACGA atctCGAAAAACATTTGCGACCATGACCAACGTCGAAGTAAACAGCAACGATTTGATCCACGAACATCAACC TTCATCCGTTTGCAATAACATCATGAACGTGGATAAACCTGTAATGGAAGAAGAGTTGCCTTATATCATTGAACAGGAATCGCCAGAACACCAGCTACAAAAAGTGATTGGACGTAGAATAATTGATGTTAATTACTTTGTCCAACAACTTGCACTCATATCTGGACACGATTCACTATATCATTGTAATATGAGCAATATAGTTTTAGTCGGAGAGATAAGATCGGGACTTTTTTCCAGATACAGACTTAGATGTAACATgtgcaataaaacatttttggtGAATTCAGAAGATCAAAACGCCGTTGACAAAGTTGAAGTGAATTCAGCAGCTATAGCAGGAATCGTTGCGACTGGCATAGGGTACTCTCAATTTCAGGAATTGAATAACGCATTAGATATTCCAGTTTTTACCGATGCATATTACGCAAAGTTACAGGACAAACTGTTTGAACAGTGGGAAAATACAGCTATTGAAGTAATGGAAGCAGCTGCAAAGAGAGAAAAAGAAGCTGCTATTATAGAAGGCCGAGTAAAAAATGGCATTCCTTTAGTAGACGTTCGTGCCGATTGTTGTTGGTCTGCAAGATCATATGGCGATAACTACAAAGCACTCTCTGGAGCAGCAGTCATAATAGGAAGAAAGTTTGGAGAGGTTCTGTATATCGGAGtgaaaaacaaatactgtTTAGTGTGTGCAAgagcaaaaaaaaaaggagTAGAGGCAAAAGAACATGTTTGCTATAAAAACTACGATGGCTCATCCTCGGGGATGGAATCTGATATAATTCGTGAGGGTTTCGAACAGTCCCTTGAAATGTATGGAATCATCTATGCCAGGTTAATAGCAGACGGAGATGCCTCAACTTACGCTAACATTTTGAAAGCCAATCCTTATAGTAATCATGTGGTACAGAAAATACAATGTCGTAACCATTTGTTAcgaaatatgtgtaaaaaactACGTGCTATCACAAAAGACCTGAAATATAGTAAAGACCACAGGAAACAATTGACGGACCAAAAAATTATGAGCATGCGAAAGGTGGTAGTTTCATCCATAAAACACTACAAAGACAAAGAAGATAAACTTGAGGCAACGCGTAACTTACACAGTGATATCTCAAACTCAGTGATGCATGCCTTTGGAGATCATACTCATTGTAAAGAGTATTTTTGTGACAAAATTTGCACAATACAGAGCTCAGGAgctgaacaaataaaaaacacgctaATTTGGTTCCGAATTAAAGTCATACTGGGATATTTAGCCTCCAATTCACAAAGCCTTATTGAAGATGAGACTACAAATGCCGTTGAAAGTTACAACAGTTTGGTGGCAAAACTAGTTGGCGGGAAGCGAATCAACTTTTCACAGCGGCGTTCGTATCAAAGCAGATGTGCAGCAGCTGTAGTGTCATACAACACTGGAAAACCCATCACCACActgcataaaaaaatgatgGGGTTTAGTCCCAGGTCTCATCATATAAAGCGATTAGAAAGGAATCGCGAtaaattgagaaaaaaaagaagTCTGTTTCCCAGAAAAAAAAACCGAAGAGGCCAAAATATTAGAAGGTTCCAAAACGACTACGGTAAGAATGCTTGTGCGCCAGATATGCCACCTGAGGAGCTACAGCTTgccaaagaaaattttattaaaaacttagaATCTCTTGTGGCAGACAGAGAAGCTgtggaaaaaaaaacagttctCCAACGCGATAGCACTGATTGGCTAGAATTGAGAAAAAATTTACTGACTGCTTCGAACTTTGGTAGAGTgattaaaagaagaaaaagacCAGGGAATTTAGTAAAAGACATTTTATACAAAGACAACATTACACATATAACGTCTATAGCACACGGAATAAAGAATGAGAAAATTGCGTTACAGCATCTGTCAgcacaaaataatattgttatagaACCCTGTGGACTATTTGTGGATAACAAGTATCATTTTCTTGGAGCTAGTCCCGATGGACTTGTTGGGACCGATGCAATAGTGGAAGTCAAGTGTCCAATAGCTCCGGGTAAAGTTGGAATGGACGAAGCCatcaaaagaaacaaaattcaaatttacaaatacaataaaaaaacaaatcaaactgtaataaataaaaatagcaattGGTTTTTCCAAGTTCAAGGCCAGCTTATGATTACTGGCcgtgaaaaatgtattttcgGCATTTGGGGGGGTGAGAAGGAACCAATGAGGGTCATCGAAATAGAGAAAGACGAAAAATTTTGGAAGGAAAGAATGGAACGAAAGTTAGtagagttttatataaatgaaatggtACCTGAGCTTGTAGACTCACGACATAAAAGAGGCATGCCTCTGAGAAGCAgtgaaaataatgataattaa